From the genome of Candidatus Binatia bacterium:
CGACAGTTGACGCTGCCGCTGGTGGTTCACCTGCGCGATGCCTACGAGGATGCGCTGACGATCCTGCGCCAAGAGAAGGCGGCAGATATCGGCGGCGTCATTCATTGTTTCAGCGGCGACCGCAGCACGGCACGGAGCTTTCTGGACCTGGGATTCGATATCTCCTTCAGCGGCATCGTGACCTTCAAGAACGCCGAAGAACTCCGCGCCGTGGCCCGGATGGTGCCCGCCGATCGCTTCCTGGTCGAGACCGATGCGCCGTTCCTGGCCCCGGTGCCATACCGTGGCAAACGCAACGAGCCGGCCTACGTGATCTACGCCGCCGCGGCCATCGCCGAGATCCGCCAACAGCCACTGGAAGACATCGCCACGCTGACGCGCGCCAACACCGAGCGCTGCTTCCGCCTGCCGCAGTCCTGAGCGTAGTGCCGCCGTTCGCAATCGCGGCGGCGTAGCCGGCGATGGTGGCGTCCGCGAGCGCGGCGATCAGCCCGTCTGTACAGACCTGAAGAGTTCTGTCTATAGCGCGACGATCGAATTCATATCCTACCTCGCTTTTCTCGTGCCACGGTTGGAGTATGCTGGCGGTGGTTTCCCGATGTTGACTGCGGTGCCCCCGTGGTCGGCTTAACCAAGAAGGAGGGTACAAATGGTGCAGCGTTCGATGAAGCGTGGAATACAGGTCGCCGTATTCACGGGCGTCTTTGTGGCCGGCTTTCTGTGCGGGTCGATGACCCAGCAGCGGGCCGATGCGCAGCTTGGCGAGCTGGGTAAGGAAGCCGTGAAGCAGGCGGGTGAATCCGGTGGGGCGTTGGGCTCGGTTGTCAAGTTGGGGGAGTCCATCGTCGACATGCAGCAGCACGTGGACGGACTGCAGAAGAACATCGAAGTCTTGAAGAAGGTCAAAGCGGGCCTGGGCGGCTGAACGCCTCTCGGCCTGCGTCCACGGAAAATGTTGTCCGGCTGGCCGGAGGGGCACCGCGTGTGCCCATCCGGCTCAGTCGCACTTCAATGTGCGCAAGGGGGGTACGACAATGCTGAAAGAGTTCAAAGAATTCGCCATGCGCGGCAACGTGCTGGAC
Proteins encoded in this window:
- a CDS encoding TatD family hydrolase, with the translated sequence MSPAALPVALPAGATLIDSHCHLDEERFDADRDAAMARALAAGVTRMVTIGASGGMQANHDALALAARHTAIFATVGVHPHEARTVSAAVLDEITRLASAPKVVAIGETGLDYHYDNSPRPVQREAFRQFIRLARQLTLPLVVHLRDAYEDALTILRQEKAADIGGVIHCFSGDRSTARSFLDLGFDISFSGIVTFKNAEELRAVARMVPADRFLVETDAPFLAPVPYRGKRNEPAYVIYAAAAIAEIRQQPLEDIATLTRANTERCFRLPQS